Proteins encoded in a region of the Cyclopterus lumpus isolate fCycLum1 chromosome 23, fCycLum1.pri, whole genome shotgun sequence genome:
- the slc37a3 gene encoding LOW QUALITY PROTEIN: sugar phosphate exchanger 3 (The sequence of the model RefSeq protein was modified relative to this genomic sequence to represent the inferred CDS: deleted 1 base in 1 codon) has translation MPPLCCGYLSQYTHHHLVAFLLTFFSYVLLHASRKTFSNVKVSISAQWTPSVQNGSAPAFSPGETWEDNHLFADEKQATMFLGALDSIFLFSYAMGLYCSGVIGDRVNLRYVLCFGLCGSATVEFMFGTLTEWLHIYNVYLYCGLWVVNGLLQSAVLPCVVAVMGNWFGKTGRGFVFGLWSACASVGNILGAFLASSVLKYGYEYAFLVTSVAQFAGGVVVFFGLLTSPKEVGLSSDSETSLSAVETDSDSHRPLISEEKDEEEAHGRRCQSVQQQDEPVAETPRAVGFCRAFCLPGVLPYSLAYACLKLVNYSFFFWLPFYLSNNYGWKEAEADRLSVWYDVGGIIGGTVQGLISDFMGKRAPVLAVSLLLAMGALVGYSNSPNDQVINGALLAATGFCIGGPSNMISSAISADLGRQEALRGSQEALATVTGIVDGTGSIGAAFGQYLVSLIESKLGWTCVFYFFIVMTGGSIVFITPLLFNEVRAMWRDRQALRRQL, from the exons ATGCCTCCCTTGTGCTGTGGCTACCTGTCACAGTACACTCATCATCATCTGGTtgccttcctcctcaccttctttAG CTATGTGTTGCTGCATGCGTCCAGGAAGACGTTCAGCAACGTGAAAGTCAGCATCTCGGCCCAGTGGACCCCATCGGTCCAGAATGGCAGCGCGCCGGCTTTCTCCCCCGGCGAG ACATGGGAGGACAATCATCTGTTTGCAGATGAAAAGCAGGCCACTATGTTCTTGGGAGCTCTGgactccatcttcctcttctcctaTGCAATG GGTCTGTATTGCAGCGGTGTGATTGGGGACAGAGTGAACCTGCGCTACGTGCTCTGCTTCGGTCTGTGTGGCTCTGCTACAGTG gAGTTCATGTTTGGCACTCTCACGGAATGGCTCCACATCTACAACGTCTACCTGTACTGTGGCCTGTGG GTGGTGAACGGCCTTCTGCAGTCAGCCGTCTTGCCCTGCGTCGTGGCCGTCATGGGCAACTGGTTCGGCAAGACGGG CCGTGGCTTCGTGTTTGGCCTCTGGAGTGCTTGTGCCTCTGTAGGCAACATCCTGGGTGCCTTCCTGGCTTCTAGCGTGCTCAAGTATGGATATGag TATGCCTTCCTGGTGACATCAGTGGCCCAGTTTGCTGGCGGGGTGGTGGTGTTCTTTGGCCTGCTTACCTCTCCAAAAGAAGTCG gtttgaGCTCGGACTCAGAGACCAGTCTGAGTGCGGTGGAGACGGACTCAGACAGCCACCGGCCTTTGATaagtgaggagaaggatgaggaggaggcgcATGGCAGACGATGCCAGTCGGTTCAGCAGCAGGACGAGCCCGTGGCCGAGACTCCTCGAGCCGTCGGCTTCTGCCGCGCTTTCTGTCTGCCCGGCGTGCTCCCT TATTCCCTGGCGTATGCATGTCTGAAGCTGGTCAActactccttcttcttctggcttCCTTTCTACCTGAGCAACAACTACGGCTGGAAGGAAGCCGAGGCTGACCGCCTGTCTGTGTGGTACGATGTTGGCGGAATTATCG gAGGGACAGTTCAGGGTTTGATCTCTGACTTCATGGGAAAGAGAGCCCCGGTGTTGGCCGTTAGCCTTTTGCTGGCGATGGGAGCCCTGGTGGGATACAGCA acTCACCTAATGACCAGGTGATTAACGGCGCGCTGTTAGCCGCCACTGGCTTCTGTATCGGCGGCCCATCTAATATGATCAGCTCCGCCATATCGGCTGACCTTGGGAGACAGGAGGCTCTGAGGGGCAGCCAGGAGGCCTTGGCTACTGTCACTGGTATCGTGGATGGAACTGGAAGTATAGGAGCTGCTTttggacag TACCTGGTATCCCTGATTGAGAGCAAGCTGGGCTGGACGTGTGTCTTTTACTTCTTCATTGTCATG ACAGGGGGCAGCATCGTGTTCATCACGCCGCTGCTCTTCAACGAGGTGCGTGCcatgtggagagacagacaagcgCTGCGACGCCAGCTGTGA
- the LOC117725990 gene encoding LOW QUALITY PROTEIN: DENN domain-containing protein 2A-like (The sequence of the model RefSeq protein was modified relative to this genomic sequence to represent the inferred CDS: inserted 1 base in 1 codon): protein MNTWTLYDRRRCTVIMAATKRMTITPDCIYSTVSREKKGCAGERSDFHISSGENKNAGKRREGAPKLPFTPLDNLSNQPGESFVMAHRRPSFDPHSNENPLLVSNKLPRSNGGNIKDKISLWEGKEPTHSPITSGSLGQCADIKRTESLTKKSKTTDEPSAESCRKVACKEKENPGKENVGNLVDSRPCSPVEPGKQQRGTFKSNKPSENHKGEDSGRVVHKETQDHEKENVEKRVASRPCSPAVAVQQPVGTLRKSSERRTAEQTSQEKRSVFTLFKNLEAMGENHGKTPPELGNYFSPPSKDKQVGQTSAAKGKQHQENVYTEPGAPPINPVPKPRRTFEHPATSPIGKSQRKGREQRNLPPLPSISTKPSSKPPSGVYGRPRGERVRDKVNRRSFEFEDLTGSTSPLFSRSLFQEHHYEDVPDSSKENPYEDIELESQCSQQSLPSSPGADTTKTPRPGFFRQNSGFKLLDLRRTNQSPHSTSRGAVSSPPRLSPPSTPTGHTEHTEHTSLVPGDPYSRTCRRIPTVVLRINSIFEARIGKKHLRRIYHYAEMSSGRVTDENSDSESEVEERAKAHRQRLVSVQSILSQPSQAHYNGTNTGNGSLEQERHQRRLFEYFLVVSLQKSKAGGHYLPEVTQQFPPKLERSFKFMRETEDQLRIIPQFCFPDAKDWEPVENYPSEMFSFVLTGEDGSRRFGYCRRLLPSGKGKRLPEVYCIVSHLGCFNLFSKVLDEVERRRALSPALVQPXMRAIMEAQFPAPGRTITIKTFLPGSGTEVMELCRPSDSRLEHVDFECLFSCLSLRLLLRVLGSLLLERRVIFTADKLSTLSQCCHAVVALLYPFVWQHTYIPVLPSAMLDIVCTPTPFIVGLLSSSLPQLTELPLEEVLVVDLGNSRFLRQLDDEDSILPSKLQSALETVLERRRELANERGGDTPGDSGHLSTVVSEAFVRFFVELVGHYPLFTTGEREDGYSSSSSSPVACSFQREGFRKAIPSKTVRRFLEVFMETQMFGWFIQERELHRQALRGLFEVRVQEYLDSIHENEHRRVNRFLKGLGNKIKFLSKK from the exons ATGAACACATGGACACTTTACGACAGAAGGAG gTGTACAGTGATCATGGCGGCCACTAAGAGAATGACAATCACGCCGGACTGCATCTACTCCACTGTCAGCAG GGAAAAGAAGGGCTGTGCTGGTGAGAGAAGTGATTTCCATATCTCTTCAGGAGAAAACAAGAACGCTGggaaaagaagagagggggCACCCAAACTCCCCTTCACCCCATTAGACAACCTGAGCAACCAGCCGGGTGAATCCTTCGTGATGGCTCACAGGAGGCCGAGCTTCGACCCTCACAGCAATGAGAACCCTCTCTTGGTGAGCAACAAGCTCCCCAGATCCAATGGAGGCAACATCAAGGACAAGATTTCTCTGTGGGAGGGAAAGGAACCCACTCATTCACCCATTACCTCGGGTTCTTTGGGCCAGTGCGCCGACATAAAAAGGACAGAATCCCTGACAAAAAAGAGTAAAACTACCGATGAGCCGAGTGCAGAGAGTTGCAGGAAAGTAGCCTGTAAGGAGAAGGAAAATCCTGGCAAAGAGAATGTCGGAAATCTTGTGGATTCAAGGCCTTGTTCACCTGTTGAACCTGGGAAACAGCAAAGAGGGACGTTCAAGAGCAACAAGCCCAGTGAAAACCACAAAGGGGAGGACAGCGGCAGAGTTGTGCACAAAGAAACGCAAGATCACGAGAAAGAGAATGTAGAGAAGCGTGTTGCTTCAAGGCCTTGTTCGCCTGCAGTGGCAGTACAGCAGCCAGTGGGGACGTTGAGGAaaagcagtgagaggagaacaGCAGAACAAACCAGCCAGGAGAAGAGATCTGTATTCaccctttttaaaaacctgGAGGCTATGGGGGAGAACCACGGGAAAACCCCTCCAGAGCTCGGAAACTACTTCAGCCCACCGAGCAAGGACAAACAAGTGGGTCAAACGAGTGCAGCGAAAGGAAAGCAGCACCAGGAGAACGTGTACACAGAGCCAGGGGCGCCCCCCATCAACCCAGTCCCCAAACCCAGACGCACCTTTGAGCATCCGGCCACCAGCCCCATTGGGAAGAGTCAGAGGAAGGGCAGAGAGCAGAGGAACCTCCCCCCGCTGCCCTCCATCTCTACAAAGCCTTCCTCTAAACCTCCATCTGGTGTCTACGGGAGACCCAGGGGAGAGAGAGTCAGGGACAAAGTCAACAG GAGATCCTTTGAGTTTGAAGACCTCACAGGGTCAACGAGCCCGCTCTTCTCTCGCTCACTGTTTCAGGAACATCACTATGAAGACGTCCCAG ACTCGTCTAAGGAGAACCCATATGAGGACATAGAGTTGGAGAGTCAATGCTCCCAGCAGTCTTTGCCCTCCTCTCCTGGTGCCGATACAACCAAG ACCCCGAGGCCCGGCTTCTTCAGGCAGAATTCAGGCTTCAAGCTGCTGGACCTGCGGAGAACCAACCAGTCGCCCCACAGCACCAGCAGGGGGGCTGTTTCATCTCCACCCCGGCTTAGCCCTCCCTCCACTCCCACTggacacactgaacacactgaacacacttcCTTGGTGCCCGGAGATCCCTACAGCCGCACTTGCCGTAGGATACCaacg GTTGTACTGAGAATCAACAGCATCTTTGAGGCTCGGATTGGGAAGAAACATCTGCGAAGGATCTATCATTACGCTGAGATGAGCTCAGGAAGAG TTACAGATGAGAACAGTGACTCTGAGAGTGAGGTTGAAGAAAGAGCGAAAG CTCATCGTCAGCGTCTCGTGTCAGTCCAGTCCATACTGAGCCAACCGAGCCAGGCCCACTACAACGGCACCAACACTGGAAACGGCTCTCTGGAACAGGAGCGGCACCAGCGTCGACTCTTTGAGTATTTCCTAGTTGTGTCGCTGCAGAAGTCGAAGGCCGGTGGCCACTATCTGCCGGAGGTCACACAGCAGTTCCCCCCAAAG CTGGAGCGGAGCTTCAAGTTCATGAGGGAGACGGAGGATCAGCTGAGGATCATTCCTCAGTTCTGTTTCCCTGACGCAAAAGACTGGGAGCCGGTGGAGAACTACCCAAG TGAGATGTTCTCCTTTGTTTTGACTGGAGAGGATGGGAGCAGGAGGTTTGGATACTGCCGGCGTTTACTG CCCAGTGGAAAAGGTAAACGTCTCCCAGAAGTCTACTGTATTGTCAGTCATCTTGGCTGTTTCAACCTGTTCTCCAAG gtGCTGGATGAGGTGGAGAGGCGGAGGGCTTTGTCTCCAGCCCTTGTGCAGC TTATGAGAGCCATCATGGAGGCTCAGTTTCCAGCTCCAGGCAGAACCATCACCATCAAAACGTTCCTCCCCGGCTCTGGCACTGAG GTGATGGAGCTCTGTCGGCCCTCCGACTCGCGGCTGGAGCACGTGGACTTCGAGTGTCTGTTCTCCTGTCTGAGTCTGCGCCTGCTCCTCCGGGTGTTGGGGTCTCTGCTGCTGGAGCGAAGGGTCATCTTCACCGCTGACAAACTCAG TACTCTCTCCCAGTGCTGCCATGCTGTCGTGGCGCTCCTGTACCCCTTTGTGTGGCAGCACACCTACATCCCCGTGCTGCCCTCGGCCATGCTCGACATCGTCTGCACCCCGACCCCGTTCATCGTGGGCCTGCTGTCCAGCTCCCTGCCCCAGCTCACTGAGCTGCCCCTGGAGGAG GTTCTGGTTGTGGATCTCGGAAACAGTCGGTTTCTCAGACAA TTGGACGATGAGGACTCCATCCTGCCCTCTAAGCTCCAATCAGCCCTGGAGACAGTtctggagaggagaagagagctggccaatgagagaggaggagacacaccTGGTG ATTCTGGCCATCTTAGCACCGTTGTGTCCGAGGCCTTCGTGCGTTTCTTCGTGGAGCTCGTAGGCCACTATCCACTCTTCACCACAGGTGAACGGGAAGACGGCtactcgtcctcttcctcctccccggtCGCTTGCTCCTTCCAGCGCGAGGGTTTTCGCAAAGCAATCCCGTCTAAGACCGTGCGTCGCTTCCTGGAGGTCTTCATGGAGACCCAGATGTTCGGCTGGTTCATCCAGGAGAGAGAGCTCCACAGGCAGGCTCTGAGAG GACTGTTTGAAGTGAGGGTGCAGGAGTATCTCGACTCCATCCACGAGAATGAACATCGGAGGGTAAACAGGTTTCTCAAAGGATTGG GAAACAAGATAAAATTTCTTTCCAAGAAATAA